The Daphnia pulex isolate KAP4 chromosome 3, ASM2113471v1 genome includes a region encoding these proteins:
- the LOC124189866 gene encoding uncharacterized protein LOC124189866 isoform X2 — MPKAAQANNHIDKKRSAMPRNNLVPITIRTEAPVNEEINGQSNSGAAAVAGTAGAGVQRWTFDEVSTLLECYAIYEPRFSKKMERTATWWEKVNKEMEKRGVKTTAERCSVKFAAMKIRFNELNDQNFDGEKGRRVQWPFFSKMNELLGLSDASTLKHVHGVGADSSKIRDDDSNPSTPPPPKKSRARHARITHPESISRLIEIEMDRSSMDQEFLKEIRASNAASLTKTEAIVSASKAFEKLANGM, encoded by the exons ATGCCAAAAGCTGCCCAAGCCAACAATCATATCGACAAGAAAAGGAGTGCAATGCCAAGAAACAATTTAGTACCGATTACTATAAGGACTGAGGCCCCTGTCAACGAAGAGATCAATG GTCAATCAAATTCAGGTGCAGCAGCTGTTGCTGGTACTGCTGGTGCTGGGGTTCAGCGATGGACTTTTGATGAAGTCAGTACCTTACTAGAATGTTATGCAATTTATGAGCCTCGTTTCTCcaagaagatggaaagaaCAGCCACTTGGTGGGAAAAG gtcaataaagaaatggaaaagagaggAGTGAAGACTACAGCTGAAAGATGCAGTGTTAAATTTGCAGCAATGAAGATAAGATTCAACGAGCTAAATGATCAGAATTTCGACGGTGAAAAGGGCCGAAGGGTTCAGTGGCCGTTTTTCTCTAAGATGAATGAACTTCTAGGATTGTCGGATGCCTCAACGCTCAAACACGTGCATGGCGTAGGCGCTGACTCCTCTAAAATTCGGGATGATGACTCCAATCCGTCTACTCCTCCGCCACCCAAGAAGTCCAGAGCCAGGCACGCTAGGATTACCCATCCGGAATCAATATCccgtttaattgaaattgaaatggacCGTTCATCGATGGACCAGGAATTCTTAAAGGAAATAAGAGCCAGTAATGCTGCTAGTTTAACGAAAACTGAGGCTATCGTATCAGCGTCGAAGGCCTTCGAGAAACTAGCTAATGGGATGTAA
- the LOC124189866 gene encoding uncharacterized protein LOC124189866 isoform X1: protein MPKAAQANNHIDKKRSAMPRNNLVPITIRTEAPVNEEINAGQSNSGAAAVAGTAGAGVQRWTFDEVSTLLECYAIYEPRFSKKMERTATWWEKVNKEMEKRGVKTTAERCSVKFAAMKIRFNELNDQNFDGEKGRRVQWPFFSKMNELLGLSDASTLKHVHGVGADSSKIRDDDSNPSTPPPPKKSRARHARITHPESISRLIEIEMDRSSMDQEFLKEIRASNAASLTKTEAIVSASKAFEKLANGM from the exons ATGCCAAAAGCTGCCCAAGCCAACAATCATATCGACAAGAAAAGGAGTGCAATGCCAAGAAACAATTTAGTACCGATTACTATAAGGACTGAGGCCCCTGTCAACGAAGAGATCAATG CAGGTCAATCAAATTCAGGTGCAGCAGCTGTTGCTGGTACTGCTGGTGCTGGGGTTCAGCGATGGACTTTTGATGAAGTCAGTACCTTACTAGAATGTTATGCAATTTATGAGCCTCGTTTCTCcaagaagatggaaagaaCAGCCACTTGGTGGGAAAAG gtcaataaagaaatggaaaagagaggAGTGAAGACTACAGCTGAAAGATGCAGTGTTAAATTTGCAGCAATGAAGATAAGATTCAACGAGCTAAATGATCAGAATTTCGACGGTGAAAAGGGCCGAAGGGTTCAGTGGCCGTTTTTCTCTAAGATGAATGAACTTCTAGGATTGTCGGATGCCTCAACGCTCAAACACGTGCATGGCGTAGGCGCTGACTCCTCTAAAATTCGGGATGATGACTCCAATCCGTCTACTCCTCCGCCACCCAAGAAGTCCAGAGCCAGGCACGCTAGGATTACCCATCCGGAATCAATATCccgtttaattgaaattgaaatggacCGTTCATCGATGGACCAGGAATTCTTAAAGGAAATAAGAGCCAGTAATGCTGCTAGTTTAACGAAAACTGAGGCTATCGTATCAGCGTCGAAGGCCTTCGAGAAACTAGCTAATGGGATGTAA
- the LOC124189993 gene encoding delta-1-pyrroline-5-carboxylate dehydrogenase, mitochondrial-like, giving the protein MCRQLIENYLLLSQEDLHVWETNPEEFAAEEGGEAWKYSLRPCTGCLFLSLFHEYQLILSPVLISVLNESMGLIPPDDMNRIIKKDALYNAIGLAAFELLDEVDFDHWFSQVGENVDRFRNLPRLVGECGGKNYHWLHSSANVEHVVNSTLRGAFEYSGQKCSATSRLYVPSSLWKQIKEGLIEGMKQMKIGPVTDFDSLTSSVIDSRAYERITSYIKHAEQSPDLQIIAGGQRIKVSGILYIQP; this is encoded by the exons ATGTGCCgtcaattaattgaaaattatttgctGCTGTCGCAAGAGGATCTACATGTCTGGGAAACAAATCCGGAAGAATTTG CCGCTGAAGAAGGTGGAGAAGCTTGGAAATACAGTCTTAGG CCTTGTACGGGATGTTTATTTCTAAGTCTCTTCCACGAATATCAATTGATCTTGAGTCCCGTACTGATTTCGGTGCTTAACGAGAGCATGGGACTGATACCACCAGATGATATGAATCGTATAATCAAGAAGGATGCACTTTACAATGCTATTGGACTTGCAGCCTTTGAATTACTCGATGAGGTGGATTTTGATCACTGGTTTAGTCAG GTAGGAGAAAATGTTGACCGCTTCCGGAATTTGCCGCGTTTGGTTGGCGAGTGCGGAGGGAAGAATTACCATTGGCTTCATTCATCTGCAAATGTAGAGCACGTTGTCAATTCTACCCTTCGTGGCGCTTTTGAGTATTCCGGACAAAAGTGTTCGGCAACGTCAAGGTTATATGTCCCATCCTCATTATGGAAACAG atAAAGGAAGGGCTAATCGAGGGTATGaagcaaatgaaaattggTCCAGTCACCGACTTTGACTCACTTACGTCTTCGGTCATTGATAGTCGAGCTTATGAGCGCATAACCTCTTACATTAAGCACGCCGAACAGTCACCGGATCTTCAGATTATTGCTGGTGGGCAGCGAATAAAAGTGTCGGGTATTTTATACATCCAACCCTAG